One stretch of Bdellovibrionota bacterium DNA includes these proteins:
- a CDS encoding threonine synthase, translating to MAKHGAFLDSAGARDKKQSMSFVRCLQSLGSGKEYPPNTIMNLCPIDQKPVQMVLDLDRIKKERRKRSWYHPERKDMWRFGALLPLDIDDFQDRKSTVSLGEGYTPLLDYSDHSAANQIGFRLEIKEEGRPYDGFGANPTQSFKDRGISIVVSMAKKLGLQKLAIPTQGNAGDSLAEYALRAELEAAVVMPSDTPAPILNKVSGYATTHSNIHLDVVKGTIREAELLVKEKYLPLGYFSVATFQEPGWRIEGKKTMGLELAEPGPGKTEWKLPDVIVYPCGGGTGIVGMWKAFDELEALDLIGSRRPRIVAVQSEATSPVVQAFRQRASDTKSVNPGKTIAVGLNVPGGVGHFQVLRILYESGGIAISVSEDSIQAELREAYRKKGWRLGPEGAATLAALPELIERKIIRTEDHVVVFNTCSAEKYLSSESLT from the coding sequence GTGGCGAAACACGGCGCATTCTTGGATTCCGCGGGAGCGCGCGATAAAAAGCAGTCCATGAGTTTTGTCCGTTGCCTGCAAAGCCTCGGTTCCGGAAAGGAATACCCGCCAAATACGATCATGAACCTGTGCCCGATCGACCAAAAGCCGGTGCAAATGGTTTTGGACCTGGATCGAATCAAGAAGGAAAGGCGGAAGCGTTCTTGGTACCACCCGGAACGAAAGGACATGTGGCGCTTCGGCGCCCTGCTTCCTCTCGACATAGACGATTTTCAGGATCGTAAGTCGACTGTCTCATTGGGCGAAGGCTACACACCGCTTCTCGATTACTCGGATCATTCGGCCGCAAATCAGATCGGTTTTCGACTGGAAATCAAGGAGGAAGGCCGCCCTTACGACGGATTCGGCGCCAATCCCACTCAAAGTTTCAAGGATCGGGGGATTTCGATCGTGGTTTCCATGGCGAAGAAGCTCGGGCTGCAAAAACTCGCCATCCCGACGCAGGGGAACGCCGGGGACTCGCTCGCGGAATATGCGTTGCGCGCGGAACTTGAGGCGGCCGTCGTGATGCCTTCCGACACGCCGGCTCCAATACTCAACAAAGTCTCGGGATACGCAACAACGCACTCAAACATTCACCTCGATGTCGTGAAAGGTACGATTCGCGAAGCCGAGCTTCTTGTTAAGGAAAAATATCTTCCTCTAGGTTATTTCAGTGTCGCGACGTTCCAGGAACCGGGCTGGCGGATCGAGGGAAAAAAGACCATGGGACTTGAACTCGCGGAGCCCGGTCCTGGAAAGACCGAATGGAAACTGCCCGACGTGATCGTCTATCCCTGCGGAGGAGGGACCGGAATTGTCGGGATGTGGAAGGCATTCGATGAACTCGAAGCGCTGGACCTGATCGGATCTCGGCGCCCGCGAATCGTGGCTGTTCAAAGTGAGGCCACCTCCCCCGTCGTTCAAGCATTTCGGCAGCGCGCCTCGGATACAAAATCCGTAAACCCTGGAAAAACGATCGCCGTCGGCTTGAATGTTCCCGGTGGTGTCGGACATTTCCAGGTTCTAAGAATATTATACGAAAGCGGCGGAATCGCGATTTCGGTTTCGGAAGATTCCATCCAGGCAGAATTGCGAGAGGCATATCGAAAGAAGGGGTGGCGGCTCGGTCCGGAAGGAGCAGCCACGTTGGCCGCATTACCGGAGCTTATCGAAAGGAAAATAATCCGTACCGAAGATCACGTCGTCGTTTTTAACACCTGTTCGGCCGAGAAATACCTATCAAGCGAATCGTTGACGTAA
- a CDS encoding LamG domain-containing protein translates to MRSQWITVSALSVCVGIGLNCGHVSTGTSGAVLPQLSDAVTDVPPTFSQTLSANAADIPPGGSLVSRSTFSNGEAVSVTGDVTLSDSQVVPLQFLKDGTDWVATFTSQLISPRGNAVLRVEGQNADGEKAPMNRTFKILGTRGDEPGLVAFYRFEESGAAALDSSIKGNNGTITGAIRQPGAYGQRMSFNGSTDYIFVPNSPSLQMTSTITMEAWIYVTKPDPTTTSYITGIVGKLNFSGATTYDMSVSMSGGLFCTLNDSSVQLGWQIQKNIWTHVACTYDGQTLRLFVNGRQQTMLTLSTPTGIQVTTDPVYLGVGGTGAAGYHYQGYMDEVAIWNSVRTEDQICADAGGIPAGNYLGQTACDYPFFPIN, encoded by the coding sequence ATGCGATCTCAATGGATCACCGTTTCCGCCTTGTCCGTTTGCGTAGGCATCGGCCTGAACTGCGGCCACGTCTCGACCGGGACTTCCGGCGCGGTACTTCCACAGTTGTCGGATGCCGTAACCGACGTCCCGCCGACGTTTTCCCAAACTCTTTCAGCGAACGCGGCCGACATTCCCCCCGGCGGTTCACTTGTATCCCGAAGCACGTTCAGCAACGGAGAGGCGGTCTCTGTTACAGGCGATGTGACCCTGTCCGATTCGCAAGTTGTTCCGTTGCAGTTTTTGAAAGATGGGACGGATTGGGTGGCGACGTTTACATCCCAGCTTATCAGCCCGAGGGGAAACGCCGTGCTCCGGGTCGAAGGTCAAAACGCCGACGGCGAAAAGGCTCCAATGAATCGAACGTTCAAGATCCTCGGCACCCGCGGTGACGAACCCGGCCTGGTGGCATTTTACCGGTTCGAGGAGAGCGGCGCGGCGGCGTTGGACAGCTCGATCAAAGGAAACAACGGAACGATCACAGGCGCCATTCGCCAGCCGGGAGCGTACGGCCAAAGAATGAGTTTCAACGGATCGACGGATTACATCTTTGTTCCCAATTCTCCATCGCTTCAGATGACGAGCACGATCACAATGGAGGCCTGGATCTACGTTACAAAACCGGATCCGACGACGACCAGCTACATAACGGGGATCGTCGGCAAGCTGAATTTCAGCGGCGCCACCACTTACGATATGAGCGTCAGCATGAGCGGCGGACTTTTCTGCACACTCAACGATTCTTCAGTTCAGCTTGGGTGGCAGATTCAGAAAAATATCTGGACGCATGTCGCTTGTACATATGACGGCCAAACGCTTCGCTTGTTCGTGAACGGGAGACAGCAGACGATGCTGACTCTCTCGACCCCCACGGGCATCCAAGTCACGACCGACCCGGTATATCTCGGTGTCGGCGGGACCGGAGCTGCCGGTTATCATTACCAGGGTTACATGGATGAAGTAGCGATCTGGAATTCCGTTCGAACCGA